From Loxodonta africana isolate mLoxAfr1 chromosome 2, mLoxAfr1.hap2, whole genome shotgun sequence, the proteins below share one genomic window:
- the ESM1 gene encoding endothelial cell-specific molecule 1 isoform X1 yields MKSLLLLTALLVPVHLVTAWSTKYAVDCPERCDSNNCKSSLRCKRTVLDDCGCCRVCAAGLGETCYRTVSGMDGVKCGPGLRCQFYSEEDDFGDEFGICKDCPYGTFGMECKETCSCPSGICDRETGKCLKFPSFQYSVAKSSNRRLVSHTEHDVASGDGNAVREEIVKENVARSPVMKWLNPR; encoded by the exons ATGAAGAGCCTCTTGCTGCTGACAGCTCTCCTTGTCCCTGTGCACCTGGTGACGGCCTGGAGCACCAAGTATGCGGTGGATTGCCCTGAACGTTGTGACAGTAACAATTGCAAAAGCAGCCTGCGCTGCAAGAGGACTGTGCTGGACGACTGTGGCTGCTGTCGCGTGTGTGCCGCTGGGCTGGGCGAAACTTGCTACCGCACAGTCTCGGGCATGGATGGCGTCAAGTGTGGCCCTGGGCTAAGGTGTCAGTTTTACAGTGAGGAGGATGATTTTGGTGACGAGTTTGGTATCTGCAAAG ATTGCCCCTACGGCACCTTCGGGATGGAATGCAAAGAGACCTGCAGCTGTCCATCGGGCATATGTGACAGGGAGACCGGCAAATGCCTCAAATTTCCCTCCTTCCAATATTCAGTAGCCAAGTCTTCCAACAGGAGATTAGTTTCTCACACAG AGCATGACGTGGCATCTGGAGATGGAAATGCTGTGAGGGAAGAAATTGTGAAAGAGAATGTGGCCCGGTCTCCTGTAATGAAATGGTTAAACCCACGCTGA
- the ESM1 gene encoding endothelial cell-specific molecule 1 isoform X2 produces MKSLLLLTALLVPVHLVTAWSTKYAVDCPERCDSNNCKSSLRCKRTVLDDCGCCRVCAAGLGETCYRTVSGMDGVKCGPGLRCQFYSEEDDFGDEFGICKEHDVASGDGNAVREEIVKENVARSPVMKWLNPR; encoded by the exons ATGAAGAGCCTCTTGCTGCTGACAGCTCTCCTTGTCCCTGTGCACCTGGTGACGGCCTGGAGCACCAAGTATGCGGTGGATTGCCCTGAACGTTGTGACAGTAACAATTGCAAAAGCAGCCTGCGCTGCAAGAGGACTGTGCTGGACGACTGTGGCTGCTGTCGCGTGTGTGCCGCTGGGCTGGGCGAAACTTGCTACCGCACAGTCTCGGGCATGGATGGCGTCAAGTGTGGCCCTGGGCTAAGGTGTCAGTTTTACAGTGAGGAGGATGATTTTGGTGACGAGTTTGGTATCTGCAAAG AGCATGACGTGGCATCTGGAGATGGAAATGCTGTGAGGGAAGAAATTGTGAAAGAGAATGTGGCCCGGTCTCCTGTAATGAAATGGTTAAACCCACGCTGA